Proteins found in one Quercus robur chromosome 2, dhQueRobu3.1, whole genome shotgun sequence genomic segment:
- the LOC126707179 gene encoding G-type lectin S-receptor-like serine/threonine-protein kinase SD2-5 → MLLNWQQRKKIIIDVARGLTYLHDECRQTIVHLDIKPHNILLDENFNAKISDFGLSKLVDCDQSQVVTTMRETLGYMAPEWLSSVITKKVDVNSFGVVLLEILCGRRNLDHSQPKEAMHLLDLFSKNIEEDRLLDLVDKYSEDMQLHGAEVVKMMRLAAWCLQNDYTKRPSMSMVVKVLEGAMNFESDLDYFFFNPPLPNMRAGVDDQKEHVVVATPLLPSILSRPR, encoded by the coding sequence atgTTGCTTAATTggcaacaaagaaagaagatcaTCATTGATGTAGCAAGGGGGCTAACTTATTTACATGACGAATGCAGGCAAACAATAGTTCACTTGGATATAAAACCGCATAACATCCTCTTAGATGAgaattttaatgcaaaaatCTCTGATTTTGGGTTATCCAAACTAGTTGACTGTGACCAAAGCCAAGTTGTGACAACCATGAGAGAAACTCTTGGCTATATGGCTCCAGAATGGTTAAGTTcagtaattacaaaaaaagtTGATGTCAATAGCTTTGGAGTAGTGCTCTTGGAGATATTGTGTGGAAGGAGAAATTTGGATCACTCGCAACCAAAGGAAGCAATGCATTTACTTGatctttttagtaaaaatatcgAGGAAGATCGATTGTTGGATTTGGTTGATAAGTATAGTGAAGATATGCAATTACATGGAGCTGAAGTTGTAAAAATGATGAGGCTTGCAGCATGGTGTTTGCAAAATGATTACACTAAGAGGCCTTCCATGTCCATGGTGGTTAAAGTCTTGGAGGGTGCTATGAATTTTGAATCTGACTTagattatttcttctttaatccACCTTTACCAAACATGAGAGCTGGAGTTGATGATCAAAAAGAGCATGTTGTTGTTGCAACTCCTTTATTGCCTTCAATTCTATCAAGACCACGGTGA
- the LOC126703188 gene encoding uncharacterized protein LOC126703188, with amino-acid sequence MKLRLQQVQQAQQEENRSKGNMEGEGDSQRRETPRRPTTPDEQNSDLLREMRKEMDELRSAIKEKTDRSVDKMIRATDSPFTAAVLDCPVPSKFRLPQLEPFDGLKDPQDHLNTFKTTLGLQQPPDEILCRSFPTTLKGAAREWFTKLPNSSIDKFDQLSSAFLRHFIGGQRPRRPVDYLLIIRQGEKETLRSYVKRFTRETLEVDEADDKVQLTTFKAGLRSRDLVASLAKNPPKTMAEMLLKAQKYMNAEDALAAIKGTERLGDKSKGEDDRRGQKRDRPERRNNDGNRRRDDKNPRQVKFTPLVMLVDKIFTQIKDEHYLKWPRPLHSSPNVRDKNKYCRFHRDHGHNTEDCRDLKEQIEELIRKGKLQKYVKKGEYSKFRDEDRTQHESFTRDDDHTSQPPRKVIGEINTITGGPSSGGSFRSLRKAYHRQVNNVHTMPPSKYRRTYQDMSFNEGDARGVKQPHNDPLVIVLNIEGFNTRRILVNNGSSADIIYLPAFQQLKLDPKRLRPFESPFVSFSGDRVYPRGIVTLTVTAGAYPLQLTKQVDFLRGIEANPEKVQAIIDMASPKTVKDVQKLTGRIAALNRFVSRATDKCLPFFKTLKQAFAWTDECEAAFQELKRYLSSPPLLSPSKGGENLYLYLAVSASAVSAALIREEGKKQLPVYYVSQAFQGAEFRYPRIEKIAFALIIASRKLRPYFQSNPILVMTDQPIKKSMNKPEAAGRMVQ; translated from the exons atgaagctgcGGCTCCAGCAGGTTCAGCAAGCTCAACAGGAAGAAAACCGATCCAAGGGTAACATGGAGGGAGAGGGGGATAGCCAACGGAGGGAAACCCCTCGGAGACCAACAACTCCGGACGAACAGAACTCAGATCTTCTTcgggaaatgaggaaagagatggacgaactaaggAGCGCTATCAAAGAAAAGACAGACCGGAGTGTGGACAAAATGATAAGGGCTACAGATTCGCCCTTCACTGCAGCGGTGCTTGATTGCCCCGTGCCGTCGAAGTTTCGCCTACCTCAATTAGAACCATTCGACGGACTGAAGGACCCTcaggatcatcttaatacctttaagacgactctGGGTCTTCAGCAACCACCTGACGAAATATTGTGTCGTTCCTTCCCTacgactctcaaaggagctgcaagagagTGGTTTACTAAGTTGCCAAACTCGTCCATAGACAAATTCGATCAGCTGAGTAGTGCTTTCTTACGCCACTTCATAGGGGGACAACGCCCAAGGAGACCAGTAGATTACTTACTCATCataagacagggagagaaggagacCCTGAGGTCATATGTCAAGCGATTCACCCGAGAAACTCTGGAAgtggacgaagctgatgacaaggtgcagCTGACGACCTTCAAAGCAGGGTTGAGATCCAGAGACCTTGTGGCCTCTCTTGCCAAAAACCCCCCGAAGACAATGGCCgagatgctcctgaaggcacaAAAGTACATGAACGCGGAAGATGCTCTAGCTGCCATAAAAGGTACTGAGAGGCTAGGAGACAAGTCCAAAGGGGAAGACGACCGCAGAGGGCAAAAAAGAGATCGACCAGAACGTCGGAACAATGACGGGAATAGAAGGAGAGACGACAAAAATCCTCGTCAGGTAAAATTTACTCCTTTAGTTATGCTTGTTGACAAGattttcacgcagatcaaggacgagcattatctcaaatggcccaggcCTCTACACTCGTCCCCCAACGTACGTGACAAGAATAAGTATTGCCGGTTCCATAGAGACCACGGCCACAACACAGAAGATTGCAGAGACCTGAAGGAACAAATAGAGGAATTAATACGGAAAGGAAAGTTACAAAAGTatgtaaagaaaggagaatacAGCAAGTTCAGAGACGAAGACAGGACCCAACATGAATCCTTCACTCGGGATGACGACCATACGTCCCAACCTCCACGCAaagtgatcggggagataaacacgatcACGGGAGGACCATCCTCAGGAGGGTCATTTAGATCACTTAGAAAAGCATACCACAGACAGGTGAACAACGTCCACACCATGCCTCCGTCCAAGTACCGACGAACATACCAAGACATGTCCTTTAATGAAGGAGACGCCAGGGGAGTGAAGCAGCCTCACAACGATCCCCTGGTCATAGtgctgaatatagaagggttcaataccaGAAGGATCCTTGTTAATAACGGGAGCTCAGCAGATATCATCTACCTCCCAGCCTTCCAGCAATTGAAGTTAGATCCAAAAAGGCTTCGTCCTTTCGAATCTCCGTTtgtcagtttcagtggagacagggtCTACCCCAGGGGTATAGTGACTCTGACGGTGACAGCAGGGGCCTATCCATTGCAGCTGACCAAACAAGTAGACTTCCTG agaggaatagaagccaATCCAGAAAAAGTACAAGCTATCATTGACATGGCCTCACCCAAGACCGTCAAGGATGTACAAAAACTTACAGGAAGGATAGCAGCTCTAAATAGGTTCGTCTCTAGGGCCACAGACAAATGCCTGCCCTTTTTCAAAACCCTCAAGCAGGCTTTTGCTTGGACCGACGAATGCGAAGCAGCGTTCCAAGAGCTGAAGCGATATCTGAGCAGTCCACCTCTCCTGAGCCCGTCCAAAGGAGGGGAGAACCTATACTTGTACCTGGCGGTGTCAGCCTCGGCAGTAAGCGCagccttgattagagaagaaggcaagaagcaACTCCCGGTGTACTACGTCAGTCAAGCCTTTCAAGGAGCCGAGTTCAGGTACCCAAGGATCGAAAAGATTGCGTTTGCGCTTATAATAGCCTCGCGCAAGCTCAGGCCGTATTTCCAGTCAAATCCTATCCTTGTGATGACGGATCAGCCAAttaagaaatcaatgaacaaaccGGAAGCAGCAGGAAGAATGGTCCAATAG
- the LOC126703187 gene encoding EP1-like glycoprotein 1, which yields MGISCWVCCGFLLYLALFLTPLPILVTAQLPRPHSYQIANSSTSWTNSLSTSDSLKLDDGSFVRIIYTTIFYYYTETEYVYCGCGFIYNRTCNSSLFAIFSYFYENSYGIHKFVSPEILWSAYPKNPVSINATLKFTSERGLVLQDANGTEVWSTNISGKSVAGLNFTNTCNLMLLDHNQAKIWQSFDHPTDTLVRGQKLVPMKQLTNQGGLFSLSLTSKGLFAYVNSNPPQPYFYYEVNNLFNVSYFKFLDQKLAFFEADLVPYAIGQLFFRSSLYMRLGPDRHLRVFDAQWKQVSDVLTPYIVDCGYPTFCGNYGVCTNSQCTCLAPINGTSYFQKINEKRPELHQ from the coding sequence ATGGGTATAAGCTGCTGGGTTTGCTGTGGTTTTCTTCTTTACCTTGCTCTTTTTCTAACACCTCTTCCCATCTTAGTGACGGCCCAGCTGCCGAGGCCTCACAGTTATCAGATTGCCAACTCTTCTACTTCATGGACTAACAGTCTTTCCACTTCTGATTCTTTGAAATTGGATGATGGATCATTTGTGAGAATAATATATACTACAATATTCTACTACTATACGGAAACTGAGTATGTTTATTGTGGTTGTGGCTTCATCTATAATAGAACGTGCAACAGTTCTCTCTTTGCCATTTTCAGTTATTTTTACGAGAACAGCTACGGTATTCATAAGTTTGTTAGTCCAGAAATACTCTGGTCTGCTTACCCAAAGAATCCGGTTAGCATTAATGCGACTTTGAAGTTCACTTCAGAAAGAGGTTTGGTGTTACAAGATGCTAATGGAACTGAAGTGTGGTCCACAAACATTAGCGGCAAATCTGTGGCTGGCCTAAACTTCACCAACACGTGCAACCTAATGCTCTTGGATCACAATCAAGCAAAAATTTGGCAGTCTTTTGATCACCCAACAGACACGCTGGTTCGCGGGCAAAAGTTGGTGCCAATGAAGCAGCTCACTAATCAAGGGGGATtgttttccctctctctcaccAGTAAAGGTTTGTTTGCTTATGTCAATTCTAATCCTCCTCAACCCTATTTTTATTATGAAGTTAACAACCTTTTCAACGTCAGTTATTTTAAGTTTCTAGATCAAAAGTTAGCTTTCTTTGAAGCTGATTTAGTACCTTACGCAATTGGTCAATTATTCTTTCGTTCGTCTCTGTACATGAGACTTGGGCCTGACAGACACTTGAGAGTGTTTGATGCACAATGGAAGCAAGTGTCCGATGTCCTCACACCATATATTGTTGACTGTGGCTACCCTACGTTTTGCGGCAATTATGGAGTTTGTACAAACAGCCAGTGTACTTGTCTTGCACCCATAAATGGGACAAGCTATTTTCAGAAAATCAACGAGAAGCGGCCTGAGCTACATCAATGA